Proteins from a genomic interval of Crassostrea angulata isolate pt1a10 chromosome 7, ASM2561291v2, whole genome shotgun sequence:
- the LOC128156249 gene encoding uncharacterized protein LOC128156249 has product MDIIPFPRALSQCEFGFNGSTAIPPVFEKRKRPSPIRRQFTVALPWPPKKEEQQKQKFLPDINPTVQHSEKNKKSDFLLSKQRTGIDVPVTATKKHRSPKSMTSLYGLKADSNDVTAITRTFQPLNDKKNLNTSIDRLEFKAIQRNDGTHIKGEARPDQAIHTLIPTERKGPLNHNTGKHFRVVTILYNTMASLKLDNRQELASNDHARHHNKRQQQWIRSEQVKNWRRSTVKRVSKKTGYTSGSSSGQKSDVISGNSDDTINTTSSNEESNNVFEYPMDAEKKESFDKCLKWMETLPQKFSGMHIFTPCVSD; this is encoded by the coding sequence ATGGATATCATCCCCTTTCCCCGTGCTCTTTCCCAGTGTGAGTTTGGTTTCAACGGGTCCACTGCAATACCCCCTGTGtttgaaaaaaggaaaaggCCATCACCGATTCGCAGACAATTTACTGTAGCTTTGCCATGGCCTCCTAAAAAAGAGGAACAACAGAAGCAAAAATTTCTTCCCGACATCAACCCAACTGTTCAACATTCAGAGAAAAATAAGAAATCAGATTTTCTTCTATCAAAACAGAGGACGGGTATAGATGTACCTGTTACTGCCACCAAAAAGCATCGTTCCCCGAAATCTATGACAAGCTTATACGGATTAAAAGCCGACTCCAATGACGTCACGGCAATTACCCGGACCTTCCAACCTTTGAATGacaagaaaaatttaaataccTCAATCGATCGATTAGAGTTCAAAGCCATTCAACGAAACGACGGTACACATATAAAAGGCGAGGCCCGGCCAGATCAGGCAATACACACTTTGATACCGACCGAGAGAAAAGGTCCTTTAAACCACAACACAGGAAAACATTTCCGAGTCGTCACAATACTGTACAATACGATGGCATCTCTGAAACTGGACAACAGGCAGGAGCTAGCTTCTAATGACCACGCCAGACATCACAACAAGAGGCAGCAGCAGTGGATACGTAGCGAACAAGTCAAAAACTGGAGAAGATCCACCGTGAAAAGAGTCTCCAAGAAGACTGGTTATACCAGTGGAAGTTCCTCTGGACAAAAATCAGACGTGATCAGCGGAAACTCGGACGATACCATCAACACAACCTCATCCAACGAGGAGAGCAACAATGTCTTCGAATATCCCATGGACGCTGAAAAGAAAGAAAGTTTCGACAAATGTCTGAAATGGATGGAGACTTTACCACAGAAATTTTCTGGAATGCACATTTTTACCCCCTGTGTTAGTGACTGA